A portion of the Chitinivorax sp. B genome contains these proteins:
- the smpB gene encoding SsrA-binding protein SmpB: MRKASSQMSIINNRKAFHDYFVEEKFEAGIALEGWEVKAIRAGRVQLAEAYVIIRSGEIFLFGSHITPLLAASTHVSPDPLRTRKLLLHNEEIIRLIGKVERAGYTLIPLDLHYSKGRIKIEIGLAKGKKQHDKRESEKTREWQREKARLMRNKV; the protein is encoded by the coding sequence ATCAGGAAGGCGTCAAGCCAGATGAGTATCATCAATAACCGCAAAGCCTTTCACGACTACTTCGTCGAAGAAAAATTCGAAGCCGGTATTGCACTGGAAGGCTGGGAAGTCAAAGCCATCCGTGCCGGCAGAGTGCAACTGGCCGAAGCCTACGTCATCATACGTAGCGGCGAAATCTTTTTGTTCGGCAGCCACATCACACCTTTGCTAGCAGCATCGACCCATGTCAGCCCAGATCCCCTACGGACTCGAAAGTTGCTGCTACACAACGAAGAAATCATTCGCCTGATCGGCAAAGTGGAACGAGCCGGTTATACACTGATACCACTCGACCTACACTACAGCAAAGGCCGTATCAAAATTGAAATCGGCCTGGCAAAAGGCAAAAAACAGCACGATAAACGGGAAAGCGAGAAAACGCGCGAATGGCAGCGTGAAAAAGCCCGATTGATGCGCAACAAGGTTTAA
- a CDS encoding type II toxin-antitoxin system RatA family toxin translates to MHQVVKTVLVEHTAQQMYHLVEDIEHYSEFLPWCGGTQVLSRVGEETTATLHIDYHGLRHQFTTRNTNTLGQRIDMLLVDGPFRHLEGLWLFTPLSDAACKIEFRLSYEFSSGMLEKMIGPVFSKIANTFVDAFIRRADKVYGT, encoded by the coding sequence ATGCACCAAGTTGTCAAGACTGTGCTGGTGGAGCACACCGCGCAGCAAATGTATCATCTGGTTGAGGATATTGAGCATTACAGTGAATTTTTGCCATGGTGTGGTGGGACGCAGGTGCTGTCACGTGTTGGTGAGGAGACCACTGCGACATTACATATTGACTATCACGGGCTTAGACATCAGTTCACGACCCGCAATACCAATACACTTGGCCAACGTATCGACATGCTGCTGGTTGATGGGCCATTTCGTCACCTGGAGGGCCTGTGGCTGTTTACTCCATTGAGTGATGCCGCTTGTAAGATTGAGTTTCGACTGAGTTATGAGTTTTCCAGTGGTATGCTCGAAAAGATGATCGGCCCGGTATTCAGCAAAATCGCCAATACCTTTGTTGATGCCTTTATTCGTCGGGCGGACAAGGTGTACGGAACATGA
- a CDS encoding RnfH family protein, which yields MNSLRIEVVYALPQQQTLLSLTVPAGTTAQQAIAMSGLFGKHPELQDADLKLGIFARPIASDTVLRDCDRVEVYRPLIADPKTVRRQRAESVRAAGKKKTL from the coding sequence ATGAACAGCCTGCGTATCGAGGTGGTCTACGCCTTGCCACAACAGCAAACACTGTTATCACTGACTGTACCGGCAGGTACGACCGCTCAACAGGCCATCGCGATGTCCGGTTTGTTTGGCAAGCATCCGGAGCTTCAGGATGCGGATTTGAAGCTGGGCATCTTTGCCCGGCCTATTGCGTCGGATACGGTGTTACGGGATTGTGATCGGGTCGAGGTCTATCGGCCATTGATTGCCGATCCTAAAACGGTACGCCGACAGAGGGCGGAATCAGTCAGAGCTGCAGGGAAGAAAAAGACGCTGTGA
- the radA gene encoding DNA repair protein RadA: MSKTKTVYCCAACGGQSPKWQGQCPHCGEWNTLTETVQESAQKRYAGLAKSTEVQSLASVTAEEVPRHPTGIDELDRVLGGGLVTGAVVLIGGDPGIGKSTLLLQALAQVGTTRHVLYVSGEESAQQIALRAKRLSVDAASVRLLAEIQLEKIAATLATEKPDVVVIDSIQTVYTDTLQSAPGSVAQVRECAAQLTRHAKSHGTTMILVGHVTKEGALAGPRVLEHIVDSVLYFEGDTHSSFRLIRAIKNRFGAVNELGVFAMTDKGLRGVSNPSALFLSQHDEPVPGSCVMVTQEGTRPLLVEVQALVDEAHAPNPRRLSVGLEQNRLAMLLAVLHRHASIGCFDQDVFINAVGGVKIVEPAADLAVLLAVVSSMRNRALPEKMVVFGEVGLAGEVRPVQRGQERLKEAAKLGFTKAIVPKANRPKQMIDGMEVIAVDRLSDAVAHCR; the protein is encoded by the coding sequence ATGAGCAAAACGAAAACCGTCTATTGTTGCGCTGCGTGTGGCGGCCAGTCTCCCAAATGGCAAGGCCAGTGCCCACATTGCGGTGAGTGGAATACGTTGACGGAAACCGTACAGGAGAGTGCGCAGAAGCGGTATGCCGGGCTGGCTAAATCCACTGAGGTGCAGTCGTTGGCATCGGTTACCGCTGAAGAAGTGCCGCGCCATCCAACGGGGATTGACGAATTGGATCGGGTGCTGGGTGGTGGGTTGGTAACAGGGGCGGTAGTGCTCATCGGTGGTGATCCAGGCATTGGCAAATCCACTTTGTTGTTGCAAGCCTTGGCTCAAGTGGGCACCACCCGGCATGTGTTGTATGTCAGCGGTGAGGAGTCAGCACAGCAGATTGCATTGCGCGCAAAGCGCCTGTCGGTCGATGCGGCATCGGTTCGCCTGCTGGCGGAAATTCAACTGGAAAAAATTGCCGCCACCCTTGCCACTGAAAAACCGGATGTTGTGGTGATCGATTCCATCCAGACGGTGTATACGGACACCTTGCAGTCGGCGCCGGGCAGTGTGGCCCAGGTTCGTGAGTGTGCCGCCCAATTGACACGGCATGCCAAGTCACACGGCACAACGATGATTCTGGTGGGTCACGTCACCAAAGAGGGGGCACTGGCCGGCCCGCGTGTGCTGGAGCATATTGTGGATTCGGTATTGTATTTCGAAGGAGACACCCATTCCAGCTTCCGGTTGATTCGTGCCATCAAGAATCGTTTCGGTGCAGTCAATGAATTGGGTGTGTTTGCGATGACTGATAAAGGGTTACGAGGTGTATCCAATCCGTCAGCCTTGTTTTTGTCGCAGCATGATGAGCCAGTACCAGGTTCTTGTGTAATGGTCACACAGGAGGGTACGCGACCATTATTGGTCGAGGTGCAAGCTTTGGTTGATGAGGCGCATGCTCCCAATCCACGGCGTCTGAGTGTTGGGCTGGAACAAAACCGGCTGGCCATGTTGTTGGCAGTCTTGCATCGCCACGCCAGTATTGGCTGCTTTGATCAGGATGTGTTTATCAACGCCGTGGGCGGGGTGAAGATCGTTGAGCCAGCGGCTGATTTGGCGGTGTTGTTGGCGGTTGTGTCATCAATGCGCAACCGGGCATTGCCTGAGAAAATGGTGGTATTTGGCGAAGTTGGGCTGGCGGGTGAGGTGCGTCCGGTGCAGCGAGGGCAGGAGCGATTGAAAGAGGCTGCCAAACTGGGTTTCACCAAGGCAATTGTCCCAAAGGCCAACCGACCGAAGCAGATGATTGATGGAATGGAGGTAATTGCGGTCGACCGCTTGTCGGATGCTGTGGCACATTGTCGATGA
- a CDS encoding transporter substrate-binding domain-containing protein, producing MLAKKQTVPFMPGLLRASMLLLMACPVHADNITLANGEWPPYLSANLPNFGFASHVVTEAFKLVGVSVNYKFFPWARAEEMVRNGVIDGSVVWSITPPREQFALFSNPVLVEEEVIFRRTDRPLKWHGDFNDLRGMTMITPLGSKLGVWETPIKNELITNYRAKDVEHGMKMLLARRVDFFPLNKTVGYTSLRSNFPRDEQVKITHEPRPADRIEYRLMLSRKVPGMEALIIKFNQGLKQLMDRGQFAQMESDLLNGKYDTPLP from the coding sequence ATGCTGGCTAAGAAGCAGACGGTACCATTTATGCCAGGCCTGTTGCGGGCCAGCATGCTGTTGCTGATGGCTTGTCCTGTGCACGCTGACAATATCACACTCGCCAATGGCGAATGGCCGCCCTACCTGTCAGCCAATCTACCGAATTTTGGCTTTGCATCCCATGTAGTCACCGAAGCCTTTAAACTGGTTGGCGTTTCCGTCAACTACAAGTTCTTTCCCTGGGCTCGCGCAGAAGAAATGGTCAGAAATGGCGTGATTGACGGCTCAGTGGTCTGGTCAATCACCCCGCCACGAGAACAATTTGCCTTGTTCAGCAACCCTGTCTTGGTTGAAGAAGAGGTGATTTTTCGTCGCACTGACCGACCTTTGAAATGGCATGGTGACTTCAACGATCTACGTGGCATGACAATGATCACACCGTTAGGGTCCAAGCTTGGAGTATGGGAAACACCAATTAAGAATGAGCTGATTACTAACTATCGTGCCAAGGATGTCGAACACGGTATGAAAATGTTACTGGCACGACGCGTCGATTTTTTTCCACTGAACAAAACCGTCGGATACACCAGCTTGCGGTCCAACTTTCCCAGAGACGAACAGGTGAAGATTACACACGAACCCAGACCAGCGGATCGGATCGAATATCGACTAATGCTGTCACGTAAAGTACCTGGCATGGAGGCTTTGATCATCAAATTCAACCAAGGCCTGAAGCAACTGATGGACCGAGGTCAATTTGCACAAATGGAATCGGATCTATTGAACGGCAAGTACGACACCCCGCTCCCCTGA